From Rutidosis leptorrhynchoides isolate AG116_Rl617_1_P2 chromosome 3, CSIRO_AGI_Rlap_v1, whole genome shotgun sequence, a single genomic window includes:
- the LOC139902354 gene encoding uncharacterized protein has translation MEAAADISPLALLNDSKRNWRVRVKVFVNWKKTYFNNPYSAMSLELILIDKLMLIYRTTTVVPCAPFELATDGFNPVPFQQIIEWKLNASHVFNIVGHLVEMYPLRVKREKAVDMKSIEFVLSDNSGQRINCALWAQHATKLFEYASAHKNDDAPIVVLIHNCKVRDWKGFPQVSNQLWGCHLFVNDDVTRIRTYKAEFDMAAENSKSRVNPLAHIQIATVVKTAIEMFSKHEPKTIIEVVNSKQVMSCIVRGRVQKINDDEGWFINTCTKCNKKVNSRLCVETKEKSFECEICGVTTDVFPRIRTTIRVAEASGECTLVLFDSQLSKMIKKSVAWLREKAQQCDTPLQSPTEFNKILMNPYVWHIKVTNFNILFNYFGFTVENVTDDMDVFKRIDDKLKAEVTDDYHVPTTTSHTAPYQHTITVKTVHPVTFAPAEHSNQLDSEMKMWTKRTAVFCKDLQTISQVNKYVVKGEVCVIDEEEGWLSLICKHCNKYAGPKFGENLSSR, from the exons ATGGAGGCTGCAGCAGACATCTCACCACTGGCTTTGCTGAACGATTCTAAGAGAAACTGGAGAGTTCGTGTTAAGGTTTTTGTGAACTGGAAAAAAACTTATTTCAACAATCCCTACTCAGCCATGTCATTGGAGTTGATACTTATCGACAAACTG ATGCTCATTTACCGAACAACAACAGTTGTTCCTTGTGCACCGTTTGAACTCGCAACTGATGGCTTCAATCCAGTTCCATTTCAACAAATCATTGAGTGGAAGCTAAATGCATCTCATGTGTTCA ATATTGTTGGTCACTTGGTTGAAATGTACCCACTTCGTGTGAAGCGCGAGAAAGCTGTGGATATGAAGTCAATTGAGTTTGTTTTGAGCGATAACAG TGGGCAGCGCATTAACTGTGCCTTATGGGCACAACATGCTACAAAGTTGTTTGAATACGCATCTGCACATAAAAATGATGATGCTCCAATCGTTGTGCTGATTCACAACTGCAAAGTGCGTGACTGGAAAG GATTCCCCCAGGTATCCAATCAGTTATGGGGATGTCATTTATTTGTTAATGACGATGTGACCCGTATTCGCACCTATAAGGCTGA GTTTGACATGGCAGCTGAAAACTCGAAAAGTCGTGTGAATCCACTAGCTCATATCCAGATTGCCACTGTTGTTAAAACTGCTATTGAGATGTTTTCAAAACATGAACCTAAGACGATCATTGAGGTTGTTAATAGTAAACAG GTTATGAGTTGCATTGTGCGAGGAAGAGTACAAAAAATCAATGATGACGAAGGATGGTTCATTAACACTTGTACGAAGTGTAACAAAAAAGTTAATTCAAGGTTATGTGTTGAGACTAAGGAAAAAAGCTTCGAATGTGAAATATGTGGGGTTACAACTGATGTTTTCCCTAG GATCCGCACCACTATCAGAGTTGCTGAAGCCTCCGGTGAGTGTACATTGGTTTTGTTCGACTCACAGCTATCTAAGATGATTAAGAAAAGCGTTGCTTGGTTACGCGAAAAAGCTCAGCag TGTGATACCCCATTGCAATCACCAACCGAGTTTAATAAAATTTTGATGAATCCTTATGTGTGGCACATAAAGGTTACTAATTTCAACATTCTCTTTAACTACTTTGGTTTCACGGTTGAGAATGTCACTGATGATATGGACGTGTTTAAACGCATTGATGACAAGCTCAAGGCTGAGGTTACTGACGATTATCACGTTCCAACTACAACTTCACACACTGCTCCATATCAG CATACTATTACCGTTAAAACTGTCCATCCAGTTACATTTGCACCTGCAGAACATTCGAATCAATTAGACAGTGAGATGAAAATGTGGACCAAAAGGACTGCAGTATTTTGCAAAGATTTGCAGACCATTAGTCAG GTTAACAAGTatgttgttaaaggagaagtttgTGTAATTGATGAAGAAGAAGGTTGGCTATCTTTAATCTGTAAACATTGCAACAAGTATGCTGGTCCTAAATTTGGAGAAAATTTGTCTTCTCGATAG
- the LOC139902352 gene encoding transcription factor TGA2.3-like — MDSVKKNPSSSSATEKLTKILRNREYVKRSTERKKAYYEHLESENKKLKIIIANADLIHKQLLNVHLQLTPEQNQFLINLKNDTFKQETELTKQFTQIQSTLSTRLVGEALRQTGDDTYINNYMSEMHISMGNLRAMEEIMQKADGLRAITLDKIHNRFIKKQFAMALLAISAYLNRITTLSYMWISRPKS; from the exons ATGGACTCTGTGAAAAAAAATCCTTCCTCATCTTCAGCAACAG agAAACTTACAAAAATACTTCGAAATAGAGAGTATGTAAAGAGGTCAACAGAGCGCAAAAAG GCATATTATGAACATTTAGAGTCGGAGAACAAAAAATTGAAAATCATTATTGCTAATGCTGATCTAATTCACAAGCAG CTTCTTAATGTTCACCTACAATTAACACCCGAACAAAACCAGTTTCTTATCAACTTGAAGAATGATACTTTCAAACAGGAGACAGAGCTAACAAAACAATTTACGCAAATTCAGTCCACTCTATCAACCCGTTTAGTTGGGGAAGCGTTACGCCAGACAGGTGATGATACGTATATCAACAATTATATGAGTGAAATGCATATTTCAATGGGAAATCTACGCGCGATGGAAGAAATAATGCAAAAG GCTGATGGTTTACGTGCTATTACTCTTGACAAAATACACAATCGTTTCATCAAAAAACAATTTGCAATGGCTCTGTTAGCAATCAGTGCATACTTGAACCGAATTACAACATTAAGCTATATGTGGATAAGTCGTCCAAAGTCCTGA
- the LOC139902353 gene encoding uncharacterized protein, translating to MSNVDLHMRILVTCHNIKNDTPNYSSQVVSPIPTTQNTPLSDITNVDFGSAAPKPSKSKKKNIHLIRKDRHFKYNISDEPMSFNISNAGSSAFCNSCSNDDINSHLYTPNVSQSELQSTLPLSHITNETEPSSKDRRSRYKLSTPDVDPSKLPSALTNQSTLRGLCSTSNNQYLRKCRGRPVEVPNLIPPPQYLLDLYKGDSSKSKNFVENIRRYNMMFSFTSIGGKIDHKINSGRGPYVYRMYGQNYHLAGSLLPEQGEIVKYCQLYIYDTANESENRFNAYSSRTANSCSNPYSIEFSTLNELKGLLDATNPLVQKFPNEVAAIVVGDIDGIADQRDIILETRSRKLKRISELHIRYLALQYPLLFPYTEDGYRTDVYHRGVDAETDSGHIKLTLREFFAYRLQARVGETSLILLSRKLLQQFIVDAYTMVENTRLNYIRNNQKILRVSPCSDLYDAQESGHQEASNIGNRVILPSSFTGGARYLQQNYMDAMAIVRAYGHPDLFITFTCNPKWPEILRFLSEFNLNPEDKPDISTRVFKIKLESLMRKFRVEKIFGKVVAELYRIEFQKRGLPHAHICLFLDKTDHVPGPDDVDNFITAELPDKNVDPDLYSIVSEFMIHGPCGPNHTHSPCMTQKGQRSKHFLKDFHSETHFDGDGYPRYKIRDDGNFVVKGTTNLDNRYVVPYNKQLLKQYQAHINVEWCNQIGSIKYLFKYINKGPDRITIAIQDSNAKKSHARDSNSKDEIATYYSCRYLSACEASWRLFNFDIVHRTPAVYRLQFHLPNHEPIYYDNDEVVESVLLKPSVGTSQFIEWMRCNVIDENARKYTYVEFPRHYVWNKGARKWMRRKDQRIVGRINYVPPKSGETYYLRILLNKVRGPTCYEDIRTVKDVVYDTFKETCYAMGLLDDDQEYVVSINETYQVASGDYCRSLFVSLITTDSLSCADRVWNETRDLLSEDLRHECPTQILDQDEDQIKKVLYNLALAKIEKMLNSSGNSLKNIANMPYPDYEYIDYSCNMMIQDELSYDMHSLQVEHETLFSTMTDEQKCVYNTILEAVDKNEGGTFFLSGYGGTGKTFVWKTLGAALRSRGDIVINVASSGIAALLLTGGRTAHSRFAIPINVVEDSFCNIQPDSQLAGLLNELKLIIWDEAPMQHRHCAEAFDRTMRDIIRSDNRDKAFGGKVVVLGGDFRQILPVITKGTRSETVHASLHSSELWRECKVLKLTKNMRLLNCVSHSDLMEVREFAQWILDIGEGKINLPNDGEADVQFPEEVLIRSNYNPVESIVNSLYPSLHQELGNPSYFQERAVLAPTNEEVDAINEFVLSAISDSERVYYSSDTLCPDELDDLFAQQVYSPEILNGLKVPGVPNHKLVLKMGVPIMLLRNVDQSKGLCNSTRLLAVRLFECTIEARIITGHSFGNLAYIPRMIVEPTDKSIAIKFRRRQFPVTVCFAMTINKSQGQSLSNGGLFLRKPVFTLSQLYVAISRVTTKKGLKVLILDKEGRPSNTTKNVVYKEVTCAWIQPVSLTSAKFQQLRDAGSVGYAAP from the exons ATGTCGAATGTCGATTTGCATATGCGCATATTAGTTACCT GTCACAACATTAAAAACGATACACCTAATTACAGTTCACAGGTTGTTTCTCCAATTCCAACCACTCAAAATACTCCTTTATCTGACATTACAAACG TTGATTTCGGTTCAGCTGCACCAAAGCCCTCTAAGTCTAAGAAAAAAAATATTCATTTGATTCGTAAGGATCGTCATTTCAAATACAATATATCTGATGAACCCATGTCTTTTAACATCTCAAACGCTGGATCATCTGCATTTTGTAATTCAT GTTCAAATGACGATATCAATTCTCATTTGTATACGCCTAATGTCAGTCAGTCAGAATTACAGAGTACTTTACCATTGTCGCATATAACAAATG AAACTGAACCTTCAAGTAAAGACAGGAGATCCAGATATAAATTAAGCACACCTGATGTTGATCCTTCTAAACTTCCTTCTGCACTCACCAACCAGTCTACGTTACGGG GTTTGTGTTCTACATCTAATAACCAATATTTGAGGAAATGTAGAGGCCGACCT GTTGAAGTTCCCAACTTGATACCTCCACCTCAATATCTACTGGATTTATATAAAGGCGACTCATCAAAAAGTAAAAACTTTGTTGAAAATATTCGGCGCTACAATATGATGTTTAGCTTCACCTCTATTGGAGGGAAGATTGATCATAAGATCAACTCCGGTCGTGGACCTTATGTTTATCGAATGTATGGCCAAAATTACCATCTTGCTGGAAGCTTGCTACCAGAACAAGGAGAAATAGTAAAGTACTGTCAACTCTACATATATGATACAGCTAATGAGTCGGAAAACAGATTTAATGCGTATAG TTCTCGAACCGCTAATAGTTGTTCGAATCCATATTCAATTGAATTTAGTACACTCAATGAACTAAAAGGATTACTTGATGCTACAAACCCTCTGGTACAAAAATTCC CGAATGAAGTCGCGGCTATTGTAGTCGGTGATATAGATGGTATAGCAGACCAGAGAGACATCATTCTTGAAACACGTTCTCGCAAGTTGAAACGAATCAGTGAGCTGCATATTAGGTATCTTGCACTTCAGTATCCGTTACTGTTTCCATATACAGAGGATGGGTACAGGACTGATGTGTATCATCGAGGAGTTGATGCAGAAACTGATTCAGGTCATATTAAGTTAACACTTAGAGAGTTTTTTGCATACCGATTACAAGCCCGGGTGGGAGAAACGTCACTGATTTTGTTGTCAAGAAAGTTGTTGCAACAGTTTATTGTTGATGCTTACACTATGGTCGAGAACACACGGTTGAACTACATCCGAAATAACCAAAAGATTTTACGCGTATCTCCGTGTTCAGATTTGTACGATGCCCAGGAGTCTGGTCACCAAGAAGCTTCTAACATTGGTAATAGGGTGATATTACCGTCCAGTTTCACTGGTGGTGCAaggtatttacaacaaaattatatGGATGCAATGGCAATCGTTAGAGCTTACGGACATCCTGATCTGTTTATAACATTCACCTGCAATCCAAAATGGCCGGAAATTTTGCGTTTCTTATCTGAGTTTAATTTAAATCCAGAAGACAAGCCAGACATCAGCACACGTGTTTTTAAAATCAAGCTAGAATCTCTTATGCGTAAGTTCAGGGTTGAAAAAATATTTGGTAAAGTTGTGGCAG AATTATACAGGATAGAATTCCAAAAGCGAGGTCTACCACATGCTCACATTTGCTTATTTCTGGATAAAACAGATCATGTTCCAGGACCTGACGATGTTGACAACTTTATTACTGCAGAATTACCAGACAAAAATGTTGACCCTGATTTATATTCAATTGTATCCGAGTTCATGATTCATGGTCCGTGTGGACCAAACCATACACACAGTCCGTGTATGACACAGAAGGGACAACGTTCGAAGCATTTTCTGAAGGATTTTCACTCTGAAACTCATTTTGATGGTGACGGTTATCCTCGATACAAAATACGTGATGATGGTAATTTTGTTGTGAAAGGAACCACTAACCTCGACAACCG GTATGTTGTACCTTACAACAAGCAACTACTGAAACAATATCAAGCGCATATCAATGTTGAGTGGTGCAACCAGATTGGATCAATAAAATATCTATTTAAGTACATTAATAAGGGTCCTGACAGGATTACAATTGCAATACAAGATTCTAATGCTAAAAAATCACATGCGAGAGATTCTAACAGTAAAGATGAGATTGCAACTTATTATAGTTGTCGTTACTTATCTGCATGTGAGGCATCTTGGCGTTTGTTCAATTTCGATATTGTTCACAGAACACCTGCAGTTTATAGGCTCCAGTTTCATTTGCCGAATCATGAACCAATATATTATGACAACGATGAAGTTGTCGAGAGTGTCCTTTTAAAGCCAAGTGTTGGTACATCGCAGTTCATCGAGTGGATGAGGTGTAATGTGATCGATGAAAATGCTCGAAAATATACATATGTTGAATTTCCAAGGCATTATGTGTGGAACAAGGGAGCAAGAAAATGGATGAGACGTAAAGATCAGAGGATCGTTGGAAGAATTAATTATGTTCCCCCTAAGTCCGGTGAAACATATTATCTACGGATACTTCTTAACAAAGTAAGGGGACCGACTTGCTATGAAGACATACGGACAGTGAAAGACGTGGTATATGATACATTTAAGGAAACTTGCTACGCAATGGGACTTCTAGAcgatgatcaagaatatgttgtttCTATAAACGAGACTTACCAAGTCGCATCCGGTGATTATTGTCGATCCTtatttgtttcattaataaccACCGATAGTCTGTCATGTGCTGATCGTGTATGGAATGAAACTCGCGACCTTTTATCTGAAGACCTAAGACATGAATGTCCTACCCAAATACTGGATCAAG ATGAAGATCAGATCAAGAAGGTTTTGTATAACCTTGCTTTGGCAAAAATTGAAAAAATGTTAAATAGTTCAGGCAATAGCCTGAAGAATATTGCAAACATGCCTTACCCTGATTACGAGTATATTGACTACTCGTGTAACATGATGATTCAAGATGAGCTGTCCTACGACATGCACAGCCTTCAAGTAGAACATGAAACACTATTCTCGACTATGACTGATGAGCAAAAGTGTGTATACAATACAATACTAGAAGCTGTTGATAAAAATGAAGGTGGCACCTTTTTTCTTTCCGGTTACGGAGGAACTGGTAAAACCTTTGTTTGGAAAACTCTAGGAGCTGCACTTCGTTCTCGTGGTGATATTGTTATTAACGTTGCATCTAGTGGTATAGCAGCTTTACTTCTAACGGGAGGTAGGACCGCTCACTCACGCTTTGCCATTCCAATTAATGTTGTTGAAGACTCATTTTGTAATATACAACCAGATAGTCAGCTTGCTGGACTTTTAAATGAGTTGAAGTTAATAATTTGGGATGAGGCACCCATGCAGCATAGACATTGTGCTGAAGCTTTCGATAGAACTATGAGGGATATTATACGTTCAGATAACAGGGATAAAGCTTTTGGTGGAAAAGTAGTAGTTTTAGGGGGCGATTTTCGACAGATTCTACCTGTTATCACAAAAGGAACCAGATCCGAAACAGTCCATGCATCTCTTCACTCTTCAGAATTATGGCGTGAGTGTAAAGTTCTTAAGCTGACTAAGAATATGAGACTTCTTAATTGCGTTTCTCATTCCGACCTCATGGAGGTTAGGGAATTTGCTCAGTGGATCTTAGACATAGGTGAGGGTAAGATTAATTTACCAAACGATGGTGAAGCAGATGTGCAATTTCCTGAGGAGGTCTTGATCAGGTCAAATTACAACCCGGTTGAAAGCATTGTCAATTCACTTTATCCTTCTCTTCATCAAGAACTTGGTAATCCATCATATTTTCAGGAAAGAGCTGTACTTGCACCTACAAATGAGGAGGTTGATGCAATTAATGAGTTTGTTTTGTCTGCAATAAGTGATTCAGAAAGGGTATATTATAGTTCTGATACTCTATGCCCAGATGAACTTGATGATTTATTTGCGCAACAAGTCTATTCTCCTGAAATCCTTAATGGTTTAAAGGTTCCTGGTGTTCCCAATCATAAGTTAGTCTTGAAAATGGGGGTTCCAATCATGTTACTACGTAACGTTGACCAGTCAAAGGGTCTATGTAATAGCACGCGCTTATTAGCTGTGAGACTGTTTGAATGCACCATTGAAGCTCGAATCATAACTGGGCATTCGTTTGGTAATCTAGCCTACATCCCTAGGATGATCGTTGAACCGACAGATAAAAGTATCGCGATAAAGTTCAGGAGACGTCAGTTTCCTGTTACCGTCTGTTTTGCAATGACGATTAACAAGAGTCAAGGTCAGTCGTTGTCAAATGGTGGTCTTTTTCTGCGAAAACCAGTTTTCACTCTAAGTCAACTATATGTTGCCATTTCTCGTGTTACAACAAAAAAAGGATTAAAAGTGCTTATATTGGATAAGGAGGGTAGGCCATCAAATACAACAAAGAATGTTGTGTATAAGGAA GTTACATGTGCCTGGATTCAACCAGTTTCTTTAACAAGTGCCAAGTTTCAGCAATTGAGAGATGCAGGCTCAGTTGGTTATGCTGCACCATAA